One genomic region from Natrinema caseinilyticum encodes:
- a CDS encoding SMP-30/gluconolactonase/LRE family protein codes for MSGTQDGDGGGALQIVADFEPPSLPENIAIDDDGTVYLSMAPAGEIVAFDPNGNQSSVATIDVGQGLLLGITVLDGVLYVANGSGQQETHGVWRVEPDGGGEAERLASLPAQESMPNGIIPDPSLDDALLVSDHLGGAIWRVTTDGEAEPWVSDPLLEPNTGAQTPVGADGLAVHPDGDVYVDNLNAGSVMRVPVTDDGSAGQVEQIVQDEGLVGADGMTIDEEGTPYIAVNARNEVVRLTDDRQLETVVSGAPLDFPADVHFGTTGSTATSLYIANFAYGTFLQDEEAAEPSLARIDVGVRGYFPTDTGRDDDGRRDGDDGRRDGDDGRRDGDDGRRDDDGAHDGDDGRRDDDGAHDGDDSGHNGDDGGHDGNDGT; via the coding sequence GTGAGTGGGACACAAGACGGTGACGGAGGGGGCGCCCTCCAGATCGTCGCCGATTTCGAACCGCCGTCGCTGCCCGAAAACATCGCGATAGACGACGATGGGACGGTCTATCTGAGCATGGCTCCGGCGGGAGAGATCGTCGCCTTCGATCCCAACGGTAACCAGTCGTCAGTGGCGACGATAGACGTCGGACAGGGGCTGCTACTCGGCATAACGGTCCTCGATGGCGTCCTCTACGTCGCAAACGGATCGGGTCAGCAGGAAACGCACGGCGTGTGGCGCGTCGAGCCCGACGGGGGCGGCGAGGCCGAACGGCTCGCGTCGCTGCCTGCCCAGGAGTCGATGCCGAACGGGATCATCCCCGATCCGTCGCTGGATGACGCACTTCTCGTCTCCGATCACCTCGGCGGTGCGATCTGGCGGGTGACGACCGACGGGGAGGCAGAGCCGTGGGTTTCCGATCCCCTGCTCGAGCCGAACACGGGGGCGCAAACGCCGGTCGGTGCGGACGGGCTCGCAGTTCATCCGGACGGCGACGTCTACGTGGATAATCTCAACGCAGGATCGGTTATGCGAGTCCCGGTCACCGACGACGGGAGCGCCGGACAGGTAGAACAGATCGTTCAGGACGAGGGCCTGGTCGGCGCGGACGGCATGACGATCGACGAAGAGGGAACACCGTACATCGCGGTCAACGCTCGGAACGAGGTGGTCCGTCTCACGGACGATCGACAACTCGAGACGGTCGTCAGCGGAGCGCCCCTCGATTTCCCGGCCGACGTTCACTTCGGGACCACCGGATCGACAGCGACGTCGCTGTACATCGCGAACTTCGCCTACGGGACGTTCCTCCAGGACGAGGAGGCCGCGGAGCCGAGCCTCGCGAGGATCGACGTCGGAGTTCGCGGGTATTTCCCCACCGATACCGGACGCGACGACGACGGCAGACGCGATGGCGACGACGGCAGACGCGATGGCGACGACGGCAGACGCGATGGCGACGACGGCAGACGCGATGACGACGGCGCACACGACGGAGACGACGGCAGACGCGACGACGACGGCGCACACGACGGAGACGACAGTGGACACAACGGTGACGATGGCGGACACGACGGGAACGACGGAACCTGA
- a CDS encoding sodium:calcium antiporter, whose translation MLLVCLVVSLLVTVPVAPTLAQGEDGAAGESGKADAEEGGLEGAIEGFVEGQGLLGAVILLVLGGVVLTVCVEKLISYLTRAALGLKLSLFALAIVFTGFEFDDTILALVLSAGDLEGAALGTALGTGLAIVGATLALAAIVRPFPVDIPSDYVVLFALAPLLLVPFVLAGTLTFVHGLLLLGAFVVMFSYIIVREFQRETPVFRNTELGEEIRADGGVALPAAVSDIPEDSLVGDRPAAGVLWLVLAVLALAGIVLASMLLEAGSEVVIGGFGLEQTVFGATVLTVILTFEDVMLTIEPVRRGVPEIGVGNVIGSVLFSVTGNVGVIMVLSDLEISRSVLAFHLPSVIVVTALAAYFLHDGKLKRWHGYLLGGCYVVYWLIAIIVFGGVPIGG comes from the coding sequence GTGTTACTCGTCTGTCTCGTGGTGTCGTTGCTGGTCACCGTCCCGGTCGCACCGACACTCGCTCAAGGTGAAGATGGGGCTGCAGGCGAAAGCGGGAAAGCGGACGCAGAAGAGGGCGGCCTCGAAGGAGCGATCGAAGGGTTCGTCGAGGGACAGGGGCTCCTGGGTGCGGTGATTCTTCTCGTCCTGGGTGGGGTAGTCCTGACGGTCTGTGTCGAGAAGTTGATTAGCTATCTCACTCGCGCGGCCCTGGGATTGAAGCTGTCGCTGTTCGCCCTCGCGATCGTTTTCACGGGATTCGAGTTCGACGATACGATTCTCGCCCTCGTGCTGTCAGCGGGCGATCTCGAGGGTGCTGCCCTGGGCACGGCCCTCGGGACTGGGCTTGCGATCGTCGGGGCGACGCTCGCGCTCGCAGCCATCGTCAGACCGTTTCCGGTCGACATCCCATCCGATTACGTGGTCCTCTTCGCGCTGGCACCGCTGCTATTGGTCCCGTTCGTCCTCGCCGGGACACTGACGTTCGTCCACGGTCTGCTCCTCCTCGGCGCGTTCGTCGTCATGTTCAGCTATATTATCGTTCGCGAGTTTCAGCGGGAAACCCCGGTGTTCCGAAATACCGAACTCGGTGAGGAGATACGGGCCGACGGCGGTGTGGCGCTCCCGGCTGCCGTTTCGGACATCCCGGAGGACTCACTCGTCGGCGATCGGCCCGCCGCCGGTGTACTGTGGCTCGTTCTCGCCGTCCTCGCGCTGGCCGGCATCGTCCTCGCGTCGATGCTGCTCGAGGCGGGGTCGGAAGTCGTCATCGGCGGATTTGGCCTGGAACAGACCGTATTCGGTGCGACGGTTCTCACGGTGATCCTCACGTTCGAAGACGTCATGCTGACGATCGAACCGGTTCGGCGGGGCGTTCCCGAAATCGGCGTCGGTAACGTCATCGGCAGCGTCCTCTTCTCGGTGACCGGCAACGTGGGCGTCATTATGGTTCTCAGCGATCTCGAGATCTCCCGCTCGGTGTTGGCCTTCCACCTTCCGTCGGTGATCGTCGTCACGGCGTTGGCCGCGTACTTCCTCCACGACGGTAAATTGAAGCGGTGGCACGGCTACTTGCTCGGCGGTTGTTACGTCGTCTACTGGCTGATCGCGATTATCGTGTTCGGAGGGGTACCGATCGGCGGGTGA
- a CDS encoding ABC transporter substrate-binding protein → MDVRTFPILTDEDEALVSRLSVGTGENAARVLAYLLCRRGDPELANAATRTAVHIGAGVSKNAAGDALDDLVAAGLVAETTAPTAAPGRPPKAWYAVGSEPETIRRTYARHADRLIEQGDRTAATIESGSNGPSRTGEAEPNTKSDPDGAETVTSNGVSADGVRPPLERVTVGLNWRSNALHLPLFAARGATASDISLTFDEYDGSRAAVSAVTSATCDVGIAGAATILRERTRGRPIVPVAVCFQRSMVVLYTTRAAFGGPFDRIDQLEGCRIGMTSGTETELLGRLLLEQAGLRDTAELVDIDGEEQAALESGDVDAVTGMVPDPDRLEAAERTVDAVTVSDAYPAYGPALIVTERTLRQRRRFLADVLSSILAGWATAVHATSTAAHDFASETDQSPERIARTFDGVTDRFGASDAVERRGWGWHSPDKWERLRDALAQVGMLESA, encoded by the coding sequence ATGGACGTTCGGACGTTTCCGATCTTGACGGACGAAGACGAGGCGCTCGTCTCGCGTCTCTCCGTCGGGACCGGCGAGAACGCGGCCCGCGTCCTGGCGTATCTGCTGTGTCGCCGTGGAGACCCCGAACTCGCGAACGCGGCGACTCGGACCGCAGTTCACATCGGCGCGGGAGTGAGCAAGAACGCGGCGGGGGACGCACTCGACGACCTGGTCGCCGCGGGTCTCGTCGCCGAAACGACGGCACCGACCGCGGCACCGGGTCGACCGCCGAAGGCCTGGTACGCTGTCGGTTCCGAACCCGAAACGATTCGACGGACGTACGCCCGCCACGCCGACCGACTGATCGAGCAGGGCGATCGCACCGCGGCGACCATCGAGTCGGGGTCGAACGGACCCTCGCGAACCGGCGAGGCCGAGCCGAACACGAAATCGGACCCCGACGGCGCTGAGACCGTCACCAGCAACGGTGTGTCCGCGGATGGCGTTCGACCGCCCCTCGAGCGCGTGACAGTCGGCCTCAACTGGCGGTCGAACGCCCTCCACCTCCCGCTGTTCGCCGCTCGAGGGGCCACCGCGAGCGACATCTCGCTCACGTTCGACGAGTACGACGGCTCACGAGCGGCGGTGTCTGCTGTCACATCGGCGACGTGCGACGTCGGTATCGCGGGTGCAGCGACGATCCTCCGGGAGCGAACCAGGGGGCGGCCGATCGTCCCCGTCGCGGTCTGTTTCCAGCGGTCGATGGTCGTCCTGTATACGACTCGAGCGGCGTTTGGGGGGCCGTTCGATCGAATCGACCAACTCGAGGGGTGTCGAATCGGGATGACCTCGGGCACCGAGACGGAGTTGCTCGGGCGACTCCTCCTCGAGCAGGCCGGACTTCGCGACACGGCCGAACTGGTCGATATCGACGGCGAGGAACAGGCAGCGCTCGAGTCCGGCGACGTCGACGCCGTGACGGGCATGGTTCCCGATCCCGACCGTCTCGAGGCCGCGGAGCGTACCGTCGACGCCGTCACCGTGTCGGACGCGTATCCGGCGTACGGCCCGGCGTTGATCGTGACCGAACGGACGCTTCGTCAGCGCCGGCGGTTTCTCGCGGACGTTCTCAGTTCGATACTGGCGGGGTGGGCGACCGCAGTCCACGCCACGTCGACGGCGGCGCACGACTTCGCGAGCGAAACGGACCAGTCCCCGGAGCGAATCGCGCGGACGTTCGACGGCGTAACGGACCGGTTCGGAGCGAGTGATGCGGTCGAACGGCGGGGATGGGGGTGGCACTCGCCGGACAAGTGGGAACGTCTCCGGGACGCGTTGGCCCAGGTCGGGATGCTCGAATCCGCGTGA
- a CDS encoding ArsR/SmtB family transcription factor, translating into MSLIDVLGNGTRLAILRELSREPKYVSELAEKIGMDGKTAVHHLSALEEAGLISHYRRGNRKYYELARCIELRIAPPPERAFVLQATAPDADDGASDS; encoded by the coding sequence ATGTCTCTCATCGACGTCCTGGGAAACGGGACGCGCCTGGCAATTCTCAGGGAACTCTCACGGGAACCGAAATACGTCTCGGAACTCGCGGAGAAAATCGGCATGGACGGAAAAACAGCCGTACACCACCTCTCCGCGCTCGAGGAAGCCGGGCTAATATCACATTATCGACGGGGGAATCGAAAGTACTACGAACTCGCTCGGTGCATCGAACTGCGAATCGCGCCGCCGCCGGAGCGGGCGTTCGTTCTTCAGGCTACCGCACCGGACGCGGACGACGGCGCTAGCGACTCGTAG
- a CDS encoding DUF5795 family protein — translation MSENRVVQGRMVTARTLAEMVEGDSVMEVDSIEEADETCSACGGNVLKVTYMPSVTELVTGWKCQDCDWSETDRD, via the coding sequence GTGAGCGAGAATCGCGTCGTTCAGGGGCGAATGGTAACGGCTAGGACGCTCGCCGAGATGGTCGAGGGCGACTCGGTAATGGAAGTCGACTCGATCGAAGAGGCCGACGAGACCTGTTCGGCCTGTGGCGGCAACGTTTTGAAAGTAACGTACATGCCGTCGGTGACCGAACTCGTTACGGGCTGGAAGTGCCAGGACTGTGACTGGAGCGAGACCGATCGGGACTGA
- a CDS encoding sodium:calcium antiporter, with translation MVGPSSPVLLVVVFLVGVALVIWCVEIFIEAVAQSAVSLGVSGFFLAVVLAGIDLENAVLGVTAAVAELPGLAIGTVFGESLFVLTVAVGLAGLVVPFRMNVPRTYLFMLVLAPIPAFALSLGGEIDLLGGTALVALFLPVLAFVYWHERRTETTYLLSEEVQEVIGLEAGADAEAMADGDRTPRERESDLDFDLDLDEFVPSLEERSGRFALVVAVLAVVGMTIGSGLTVYSAEGIFVALGISGLAFGATVLSFIASLEELALTVEPVRQQRPELAVGNIVGSTVFYMTANVGLIAFLHPVATGGDVLTVHWPFFALCLLLVTAMLARGRVTRLGGIVLIGCYVAYWVINYL, from the coding sequence ATGGTGGGTCCGAGTTCGCCGGTGCTTCTCGTCGTCGTCTTCCTCGTCGGCGTGGCGCTCGTTATCTGGTGTGTCGAGATTTTCATCGAGGCCGTCGCCCAGAGTGCCGTCTCGCTCGGCGTTTCGGGGTTCTTTCTCGCCGTCGTGCTGGCCGGCATCGACCTCGAGAACGCAGTCCTCGGCGTCACCGCGGCAGTCGCAGAGCTGCCGGGGCTCGCGATCGGGACGGTGTTCGGGGAATCGCTGTTCGTCCTCACCGTGGCCGTCGGACTCGCGGGACTCGTCGTTCCGTTTCGGATGAACGTCCCCCGGACCTACCTGTTCATGCTCGTGCTCGCGCCCATCCCCGCGTTCGCGCTGTCGCTCGGCGGGGAGATCGATCTCCTCGGTGGCACGGCCCTCGTTGCCCTGTTTCTCCCCGTGCTGGCGTTCGTATACTGGCACGAACGGCGGACCGAAACGACGTATTTGCTCTCCGAGGAGGTCCAGGAAGTGATCGGTCTCGAGGCCGGAGCGGACGCGGAGGCGATGGCCGACGGCGATCGGACGCCCCGCGAGCGTGAGAGTGACCTGGATTTCGACCTCGATCTCGACGAGTTCGTGCCGTCGCTGGAGGAACGGAGCGGTCGCTTCGCGCTCGTCGTCGCCGTGCTCGCGGTCGTCGGGATGACGATCGGTTCGGGATTGACGGTCTACAGCGCCGAAGGGATCTTCGTCGCCCTCGGTATCTCGGGGCTGGCGTTCGGTGCCACCGTGTTGAGCTTCATCGCGTCGCTCGAGGAACTGGCACTCACAGTCGAACCCGTGCGTCAGCAACGACCGGAACTGGCCGTCGGAAACATCGTCGGCAGCACGGTGTTTTACATGACGGCCAACGTCGGACTCATCGCGTTTCTCCATCCGGTCGCTACCGGCGGCGACGTCCTCACCGTTCACTGGCCGTTTTTCGCCCTCTGTCTCCTTCTCGTGACGGCGATGCTCGCTCGAGGCCGCGTCACTCGTCTCGGCGGAATCGTCCTGATCGGCTGTTACGTCGCCTACTGGGTCATCAATTACCTGTAA
- a CDS encoding UbiA family prenyltransferase → MTNPTTTRRTPHWVSSIAAVLRFLVHSNLFISLATVSVVVTTVLLVDLPLEALPLFIVFAVTMFVYTVNRFTDLEEDEQNVPRRAAFTKRYGRLWLAFGVGLYVIAIGVAVALGLPGAGYMLLPLAVALLYSVGGVKHIFLVKNIVVGLAWGAIPLGVGYYYGALGSIGIRFLFAYVTVMITIAAVVFDVKDIEGDREAGIPTVPNLYGPRVTRIVSLIATIAVAAAIVALVAIDAVPPRFLVVLAMNAYVCAYIPFAAPDLGPLYYGFVVDGEHVFLAAVVVVLEWLVW, encoded by the coding sequence GTGACGAACCCGACAACAACACGCCGAACGCCACACTGGGTTTCGTCGATAGCGGCCGTCCTTCGGTTTCTGGTCCACAGCAACCTCTTTATTTCGCTGGCGACGGTCAGCGTCGTCGTCACGACGGTTCTCCTCGTCGACCTCCCACTCGAGGCCTTGCCGCTTTTCATCGTCTTTGCGGTCACGATGTTCGTCTACACCGTCAACCGATTCACCGACCTCGAGGAAGACGAACAGAACGTGCCGCGGCGAGCAGCGTTTACGAAGCGCTACGGGCGTCTCTGGCTGGCCTTCGGCGTCGGCCTTTACGTCATCGCGATCGGAGTCGCCGTCGCCCTGGGGCTGCCGGGAGCCGGGTACATGCTACTCCCGCTCGCGGTGGCGTTACTGTACTCCGTCGGCGGCGTCAAGCACATTTTCCTGGTGAAAAATATCGTCGTCGGCCTCGCCTGGGGCGCGATCCCGCTGGGCGTCGGATACTACTACGGGGCGCTCGGTTCCATCGGGATCCGGTTTCTGTTCGCCTACGTGACCGTCATGATCACCATCGCCGCGGTGGTTTTCGACGTGAAAGACATCGAGGGCGATCGCGAAGCGGGCATCCCGACCGTTCCGAACCTGTACGGTCCCCGGGTGACCCGGATCGTCTCGCTGATCGCGACCATCGCTGTCGCCGCTGCGATCGTCGCGCTCGTAGCGATCGACGCGGTCCCGCCCAGGTTCCTCGTCGTCCTCGCGATGAACGCGTACGTCTGTGCGTACATCCCGTTCGCGGCCCCCGATCTCGGTCCGCTGTATTATGGCTTCGTCGTCGACGGGGAACACGTCTTTCTCGCCGCGGTCGTCGTCGTCCTCGAGTGGCTGGTGTGGTGA
- a CDS encoding MOSC domain-containing protein, translating into MARLERLTVYPVKGLDGVDLETAEIIDGGTIAGDREFALFDANGDVVNGKRTKRVHRLETGYDPSASTLTVDAPDGTTHRFDLGDDPETAEAWFSGYFDADLSLERDGSLGFVDRRDMGPSVISTATIRTVASWFDELSVDGVRRRLRANVEVGGVEPFWEDRFVGERTPAFVIGSVRFEGVTPCGRCIVPQRDPDTGAQTDSFRERFVRNRENTFPSWANSGAFDHYYTVMVLTRVPATDRGRTLRVGDPIEIVAD; encoded by the coding sequence ATGGCACGACTCGAGCGGCTCACCGTGTATCCGGTGAAGGGACTCGACGGCGTAGACCTCGAGACGGCCGAGATCATCGACGGCGGAACGATAGCCGGCGACAGGGAATTCGCCCTGTTCGATGCGAACGGCGACGTGGTAAACGGCAAGCGGACAAAACGGGTCCACCGGCTCGAGACGGGGTACGATCCGTCGGCGAGCACCCTCACGGTCGACGCCCCCGACGGAACGACGCACCGGTTCGATCTCGGAGACGATCCCGAGACCGCCGAAGCCTGGTTTAGCGGGTATTTCGACGCGGACCTCTCGCTCGAACGGGACGGCTCGCTCGGGTTCGTCGACCGACGCGACATGGGGCCATCGGTGATCAGTACGGCGACGATTCGGACCGTCGCGTCCTGGTTCGACGAGCTATCGGTCGACGGCGTGAGACGACGATTGCGGGCGAACGTCGAAGTCGGCGGCGTGGAGCCCTTCTGGGAGGATCGCTTCGTCGGCGAGAGGACACCGGCGTTCGTGATCGGGAGCGTTCGGTTCGAGGGAGTGACCCCCTGCGGTCGCTGTATCGTGCCCCAGCGCGATCCCGACACGGGAGCCCAGACCGATTCGTTTCGGGAACGGTTCGTCCGAAATCGCGAGAATACGTTCCCCTCGTGGGCCAATTCCGGCGCGTTCGATCACTACTATACCGTGATGGTCCTGACACGCGTGCCGGCCACCGACCGCGGCCGGACGCTCCGCGTCGGCGATCCGATCGAGATCGTCGCGGACTGA
- a CDS encoding helix-turn-helix transcriptional regulator — translation MNGRKRDAIETLEFVARSPCRIRVLETLQDTSPVSRESLKEEVDVVRTTLLRNLHGLVERGLIRERDRYYEITSAGALTAAGVSNALERVDTAIRLRPVFERIPADELDFDFERLADATVVEATTANPYGPVDHHAVSLSEVNRARLLLPATGAKPLEVSRAPIEAGATFELVVTRSVAETLLSAAPVADEFAAIVDYDTVSVSVVDDEIPFYLGIVDDAVQIGVHDDSGLPTALLETTDSTVVEWAVDRFEAYERRSTPIDDDGL, via the coding sequence ATGAACGGCCGGAAGCGGGATGCGATCGAGACGCTCGAATTCGTCGCACGGTCGCCGTGCCGGATTCGGGTTCTCGAGACACTGCAGGACACGAGTCCCGTCTCGAGGGAATCGTTGAAGGAGGAAGTAGACGTCGTGCGGACGACGCTCTTACGAAACCTGCACGGGCTGGTAGAGCGGGGACTCATTCGAGAGCGAGACCGCTATTACGAAATTACGTCGGCTGGCGCCCTCACGGCAGCGGGAGTGTCGAACGCGCTGGAACGAGTCGACACGGCGATACGCCTCCGGCCGGTGTTCGAGCGGATCCCCGCGGATGAACTCGATTTCGACTTCGAGCGGTTGGCCGACGCGACGGTCGTCGAAGCCACGACCGCGAATCCGTACGGACCTGTCGACCACCACGCGGTGAGCCTGTCCGAGGTGAACCGCGCGAGACTGTTGTTGCCGGCCACGGGGGCCAAGCCGCTCGAGGTGTCACGGGCTCCCATCGAAGCGGGGGCCACGTTCGAACTGGTCGTCACTCGATCGGTCGCCGAGACGTTACTGTCGGCGGCGCCGGTGGCGGACGAGTTTGCGGCGATCGTCGACTACGACACCGTCTCCGTGTCGGTCGTCGACGACGAGATCCCGTTCTATCTGGGAATCGTAGACGATGCCGTTCAGATCGGCGTTCACGACGACAGCGGCCTGCCAACGGCGCTCCTCGAGACGACCGATTCGACGGTCGTGGAGTGGGCTGTCGACCGGTTCGAGGCGTACGAACGCCGGTCGACGCCCATCGACGACGACGGACTGTGA
- a CDS encoding HalOD1 output domain-containing protein, with product MEQTLAVDTDQVYERIVTGVAALEGVDPTELPPLFEAVDPDALAAIFADTESGRPRTGHVGFTYATHRITVEFGDTDQPTVTID from the coding sequence ATGGAACAGACGCTCGCGGTCGACACCGACCAGGTGTACGAACGGATCGTCACCGGGGTAGCAGCGCTCGAGGGGGTCGATCCAACGGAGTTACCACCGTTGTTCGAAGCAGTCGATCCGGACGCGCTCGCGGCAATCTTTGCTGACACGGAGTCCGGTCGGCCCAGAACGGGCCACGTCGGGTTCACCTACGCGACGCATCGAATTACCGTCGAGTTCGGCGACACCGATCAACCGACCGTGACCATCGACTGA
- a CDS encoding amphi-Trp domain-containing protein produces MGDRVNVPDDRTSDRRTVTSGFFEQEVYLSSEETAAFLHDLADQLEAGSSFTISASEWEIPFDYSDPVEVEIEFSEQRERELEIELEFTEPGGGDDLAVR; encoded by the coding sequence ATGGGCGACCGCGTCAACGTTCCCGACGACCGAACCAGCGACCGGCGAACGGTCACGAGCGGCTTCTTCGAACAGGAAGTGTACCTCTCCAGCGAGGAGACAGCAGCCTTCCTCCACGACCTCGCCGACCAACTCGAGGCGGGGTCGTCGTTTACGATCTCCGCTTCGGAGTGGGAGATCCCCTTCGACTACAGCGACCCCGTCGAGGTCGAAATCGAGTTTTCCGAACAACGCGAACGGGAACTCGAGATCGAACTCGAATTCACGGAACCGGGTGGTGGCGACGACCTGGCCGTCAGATAG
- a CDS encoding PQQ-dependent sugar dehydrogenase encodes MTENEDYKSSISRRTILRSSAALSVAGFAIPAMAQEDAITGEIRLGGRISGWVGQSPESIADERNPTLRLVQGETYTLTWENLDGAGHNFAIENEAGDEDFLATEIVSGTGETQTVEFTAEEGMAQYYCQPHASSMRGDIEFVDDTAGGEEGQAPAPTQLIGEGPTVGIETVAEGLTAPTSLTVADEDADRRFITDQTGQIYVHGPDGLQEEPFLDISDQLVEFMEFDERGLLGLAFHPDFSENGRFYVRYSSPPREGTPDEYDHTFVLSEFQTAGDDNATADPDSERTILEIPEPQFNHNSGALAFGPDGYLYVGTGDGGGANDVGLGHVEDWYDRNEGGNGQDTTENLLGGILRIDVDQEGDETPYAIPGDNPLVDVEGGRGEYFSWGFRNPWGMSFTNDGQLLAADVGQNLFESVNYVQNGGNYSWNVKEGTHCFSTENPQEPPQECPQSTPDDVRGGEPLLDPVIEYPHRVGILESLLEGGNGGGNETAAGNETAAGNETAGMNETAAGNETAAGNETAGMNETAAGNETAAGNETAAGNGAIAGDGVTDGRIGVSVTGGYLYEGGEISELEGTYVFGDWSVDGQSPGTLFLARPTEGWQDAEGGDDVEDLFVEPPSENGGNETAGGNETETGNETADGNETDGGAAGDLADGSARGGLWPIEQIQLQGEAAENGRPTGFVYAFGEGADGEIYVLTTSTSTVEGEGAVHRLVPADGGDGEEMEDGGDGEEMEDGGEVDADDGADADNETEAAANETGAENETATGNETNG; translated from the coding sequence ATGACAGAAAACGAAGATTATAAATCGTCGATTTCGAGGCGAACGATTCTCCGCTCGTCGGCAGCGCTGTCCGTGGCGGGGTTCGCGATACCGGCGATGGCACAGGAAGACGCGATCACGGGCGAGATCAGACTCGGCGGTCGGATAAGCGGCTGGGTCGGCCAGTCGCCCGAATCGATCGCGGACGAGCGAAATCCGACGCTCCGACTCGTACAGGGTGAAACGTACACGCTCACGTGGGAGAACTTAGACGGCGCGGGCCACAACTTCGCTATCGAAAACGAGGCCGGCGACGAAGACTTTCTCGCGACGGAGATCGTCTCCGGGACGGGCGAGACACAAACCGTCGAGTTCACCGCCGAGGAGGGAATGGCGCAGTATTACTGCCAACCGCACGCCAGTTCGATGCGCGGTGACATCGAGTTCGTCGACGACACGGCCGGTGGCGAGGAGGGCCAGGCGCCCGCCCCCACCCAACTGATCGGGGAGGGACCGACCGTCGGCATCGAGACGGTCGCGGAGGGGTTGACCGCACCGACGAGCCTCACGGTCGCCGACGAGGACGCCGATAGGCGGTTTATAACCGATCAGACGGGGCAGATCTACGTTCACGGACCGGACGGGCTCCAGGAGGAGCCGTTCCTCGACATCTCGGATCAGCTCGTCGAGTTCATGGAGTTCGACGAACGGGGGCTCCTCGGCCTCGCGTTCCACCCCGACTTTTCCGAGAACGGTCGGTTCTACGTCCGGTATAGCTCGCCGCCGCGGGAGGGAACGCCTGACGAGTACGACCACACGTTCGTGCTCTCCGAGTTCCAGACCGCAGGTGACGACAACGCGACAGCCGATCCCGACTCGGAGCGGACGATACTCGAGATTCCGGAACCACAGTTCAACCACAACTCCGGCGCGCTCGCGTTCGGCCCCGACGGCTACCTCTACGTCGGAACCGGCGACGGCGGCGGTGCGAACGACGTCGGCCTCGGGCACGTCGAAGACTGGTACGACCGAAACGAAGGCGGCAACGGCCAGGACACGACCGAGAACCTCCTCGGGGGAATCCTCCGGATCGACGTCGACCAGGAGGGAGACGAGACGCCGTACGCGATCCCCGGCGACAATCCGCTGGTGGACGTGGAAGGCGGACGCGGCGAGTACTTCTCCTGGGGCTTCCGGAATCCGTGGGGAATGTCCTTTACGAACGACGGCCAACTCCTCGCGGCCGACGTGGGTCAGAACCTCTTCGAGAGCGTCAACTACGTTCAGAACGGCGGCAACTACAGCTGGAACGTAAAGGAGGGGACCCACTGTTTCAGCACGGAGAATCCACAGGAGCCGCCCCAGGAGTGTCCACAGAGCACGCCCGACGACGTCCGGGGCGGCGAACCCCTGCTCGATCCCGTCATCGAGTACCCCCACAGGGTCGGAATCCTCGAGTCCCTCCTCGAAGGCGGCAACGGCGGTGGGAACGAAACCGCCGCCGGAAACGAGACTGCCGCCGGAAACGAAACTGCCGGAATGAACGAAACCGCCGCCGGAAACGAGACTGCCGCCGGAAACGAAACTGCCGGAATGAACGAAACCGCCGCCGGAAACGAGACTGCCGCCGGAAACGAAACCGCCGCCGGAAACGGCGCCATCGCCGGCGACGGAGTTACCGACGGCCGGATCGGCGTCTCCGTCACCGGCGGGTATCTCTACGAGGGCGGCGAGATCAGCGAACTCGAGGGGACGTACGTCTTCGGCGACTGGAGCGTCGACGGCCAGAGTCCGGGCACGCTCTTCCTCGCCCGTCCGACCGAAGGGTGGCAGGACGCCGAGGGTGGCGACGACGTCGAAGACCTGTTCGTCGAGCCACCGTCGGAGAACGGTGGGAACGAAACCGCCGGTGGTAACGAGACCGAAACCGGAAACGAGACCGCTGACGGTAACGAAACCGACGGCGGAGCGGCGGGAGACCTCGCCGACGGATCCGCCCGCGGTGGACTGTGGCCCATCGAACAGATTCAGCTGCAGGGTGAAGCCGCCGAAAACGGTCGACCGACCGGATTCGTGTACGCCTTCGGCGAGGGCGCGGACGGAGAAATCTACGTCCTCACCACCAGTACGTCGACGGTCGAAGGCGAGGGTGCGGTTCACCGGCTCGTTCCGGCCGACGGTGGCGACGGCGAAGAGATGGAAGACGGTGGCGACGGCGAAGAGATGGAAGACGGTGGCGAAGTGGACGCGGACGACGGTGCGGATGCCGACAACGAAACGGAAGCCGCCGCCAACGAGACGGGGGCGGAAAACGAAACCGCGACCGGAAACGAGACGAACGGGTAG